The Arachis duranensis cultivar V14167 chromosome 9, aradu.V14167.gnm2.J7QH, whole genome shotgun sequence genomic sequence ttataaaaatttaaaattcatgtattTACATGTCTCGTATCCTGTTGTGTCCAATGTCCACTGCATCATACAGAGCAACTGAATTTGTGTAACCGGCCAAGCTAAGCTCATCCAATTCTTAGATGggccaaatattttttaaattacaataTGCACTATACTCATGAAAAATCATAATTAAGTGGAACGGCCCAACGGGTGTGCCCATTTTGTGTCCACCCTGATatctacatttttttatttaatgtccAAAGATGGAggcttttttatttgtttcacaAGGGTTATGTGATaataccaaaaaagaaaaactatatCAATAACATTACTTGTATATATGTGCTTCCACATTATAAATGAAATCCTTTCAGGTTACAACTTACAACAATGTACAAAGGATTATGATATTCTTCAATCAAAGCTCCACACTGACTCCAAAAAGAACTGGATTCCGCTGAGATCCTGTACTGATGCAAAGGTACTTCTAACTAATAGGATTTAATTAACATGTATctttaagataaatattaaaattactgttaataaaaattcttaaattttttattttaataaataaaaaatatattaaaatttaaactttgtattttttctatatacagTTTTTCATTAGTAACATGATAGATAAACCATTAAACCCTAAGATAATTaaccttttatatatatattatttgccCCTTTCatcattattcataatttttatgtattatattttttctagaTATGGCTAGTAGGGGATCAAATTAACGAGGCTAAACAAAATATGgcactaaaaaaatattgttcatacctttttttccaattttctcCAAAAAAGCTGCGTAAAGATTGCTTCTACGGTTCTACCATACCACATCTTCCATGATAGCTCCCTCTACTTTcatgaattttgatttttgtaaAGTATTCTATTCAAAACTTTTtaccatattttttatttttgtataaaagaGTTTTATATTGTCCGATCTTTTAATTGGATATTTACATGTTAATATGACTTCATTTTGATATAATAGGCGATAAAATTATCCATTATacttttttgtttgaaataaagaaaactcaacacataaaaatgGAGTAAGAAAGAAACATAACATAAAATAGAACATAAAAGGATAATTTTCGGTCATTTCTGACAGAGCCATCAACAACCAAAATGATCAATACTAAACTACTCCTTGTAGCTCAAAAATATCCTTTCTTGTATGTGCTTAACACCTGCTACTCTATTATTGAAGATTCTGTCATTTCTCTCAATCCAGATATTCCAAATCACTGCAAAGAAACTAACTAATAACAACCGCTCCTCCTTTCTGTTATGTATGCCAAGCCAACTCTCAAATAGTCCTTTCATAATTTCTGAGACCGCCCACGGTCTATGAAAGCGTATGAGTCAAACGCTCCATACTTGTCACGTAAACTCACAAACAAGGAATAAATGATGCACAGATTCCGTTTTCTTTTTACACATGACACATAAACTATCATTTTGATGAAGCACGCCTAGTCTGCTCAACCTCTCTTTAGTGTTTACCCTGCCAATCAGAACGAACAAGGCAAAAAGCTCAATTCTCGAAGGTACCAATCCTTCCCAAATTGATCTAGTGAAACTGTAGCTCGTAATCTTTTTCGAGAGAGTCTCCGATTGTAATAGTTACAGAAACGAATTAGTAGAGAAAATAcctttattatcaaattttcacACAATATTATCCTCTTTGCCAGCTGATAGATTCATTAGCCTTAATTTTTTATGAAGTTGATAAACTAATTCCATCTCCCATTAAAACAATTTTCTCCTCCAATAAAAACTCTAAATCTATTCTACTCCATCCTATAACCCACAATTCTTTAACactaaaatgtaaaaaaataatagttttgTTATTATGATACAGAATTGGCTACCAAAAAAAAGAAGTGATAAGTGCATGCCGCATCACGGGAATATTGCGTGCATTAGAAGGTTGGAATGTTGATGAGTGTGGTGACCTCATGTTTAGCATTGAGAAAATGCATAaccttatttaattattttatattaatgaccATTTTTTATATATCCGTTTAggaatcatatttttttaaaagataggTAAAgtgataaaatattatattttaattatttttaaatttataatttttactgtaagtcttattattttaatttaaagaggATAAaagtcttattttattattttaccaatttttttattttagatttgattataatttttatctttcgACTGTTGTTATTGCTGGGTTATGTTGTTAAGTTGCTTTAGTACTGTTCCGTAagttttttaaactttttttcttGCAAACTTCGTAACAAGTTAATAGGCCCGATAAACAATGAAATGAAGTTTTTGCAGTAAAATAGagtaaattatcaaattatttcttaaaagattatttattttttaaattagtttttaaaatttttttaattaaattgattattttaaatattttaaattagttatgttaatttttttgtcattttatttattgatcGTATTAAAATTGACTAATGTGACTAATTAAATGATACTTCAATACacatttacaaattttaattgactattaatattattaatttgtaaaattagatcaaatcaaaacctaattGAAGGAAGAACTTAAAGACATTAGAATCCCTCAATTTGAGGttaatttgatctaatttcataaagtaatcatattaataattaattaagatttttaGGTATGTGTTGGAACATCACTTAACATGTCacgttaataaattttaacacaattaacaaataaagtaataaaaggactaacatgactaatttaaaatattcaaatggtgaatttgattaaataaatctttcaaatgactaatttaaaaaatgaataatctttttaagaattaatttgacTGTTTACTCAATAAAATATGCCATTTCAACAACATTTGAAGTAAAATTTACAGAAAACTAAATTCACATATAACCCTGCGCAATAACAAAATTTGTAGCAAAATttgcataaaataaaatttgtgacTAATTTTGTAAGAAATTTTTACagcaaaatttataaaaattaaaactcacAACTAACTTTGCAATAAAAATTTGTAGTTAAAACCATAATAACGAAATTTGCAGCTaattctttaataaaatttttgtagcAAATTTGCAGCAATGCAATTCGCaacaaaatttgtaaaaaaaaagtttattcaCAGCTAAATTTGTAGGAAACAAATTGGTAGAAAAACATgacaagaaataaaattttttaagaacatCTATAGCAAACACTTTGCATCTAAATTCACAACAACTTGCCTGTTTTTAACGAAATCCACATAATAAGACTGGGATTTGCAGCTAATTTCGTAATAAAAATTTGCAATTAAATTCGCAAATTTTGTTGCTGTGATCGTGAATATGACAATGTCCAAACATGTTGCCAAATTATCTATAAATTTTGCTGCGAAtatttgtatgaaatttttttttacagcaGAAATTTGTAATATAAGTATGTAATATTTATCGTCTTATGCTATAAAATTAGTTGTAAaagttttacaattttttttcgaTTGATAAATGTGTAACAAATTACTGAAAAAAAATCACAGataaaaatcataataattaacgCTCTTTATCCTCACAAAGTCACTTCAattctcaaatttttaaatgtttgagaaataaattaagataaatataaaagaattcaaaaaaaagaCTATTCATATATAAATGATCTCTTGATAATTAACTCTCAataaaagcagtgaaaaacttATTATACCAATCATTGCCTCCCAAAAGAGAACTAACAAACAATCAAACCGACACATTATAAATTAATCTCATAGCTAGAGAAACTAAAACTCTTCTttaaggggaaaaaaaaaaaactaaaatgttTATTATTTCCCCTAGTTTTCAGTATCGGTAGGAAATTCATTAATCTCATTTGTCCACAAATTTTTCTCATGTTTTGGATCAATAGTTCTAAGTGCACACCAAACAGCACTATTACACTTGAATCCAGATCCAAACGCAATTTGCCAAATGCGATTTCCTTTTTTAATCCTTCCTTTGGCTTCACAATATGCCAGCTCATACCAAACTGAACTGCTTGAGGTATTCCCATATCTATATAGAGACATTCTAGAAGGTTCCATATGCCAATCACTTAGTTCAAGCGTTTTTTGCATTTCATCTTGAACCGCTTTTCCACCGGTGTGAATACAAAAGTGCTCAAAAGCTAACTTAAAATCAGGAGTGTAACACTTAATAACCATTTTCTTGAAGGACTTTCTTgcaattaaatttaaaagaaacttGAGTTGTTCCATTCGGGGCAAAACATAAATTCCAAGAGTTGAGATATTAGCTTTAAGGGCTTGTCCAGCAGAACTCATAATATCTTTGGAGAGTGCAACACCGGTTATGTTATCATCATCCTCTTTTTGCATTACACTGTTGTAGCAATAGTCTTGAGAACCTTTGTGTGTTCTAACAATGTGTTTGAGATAATACTTGGAACGATTAGAATCAGAGTTGAGGTTTGAGAGTAAGACTGCAGCACCACCCATTCGAAAGAGGCAATTAGAGAGTAGCATCGAACGGTTGTTTCCTGTGTATGAACCTCCATTGATGTTTTCGGTGCTGATCACTAAGGCATAGGAATTGGGATGAACCTATATATACAGTCATTTGAAATAATAGGTTAGACACCATTTATACTTAGACAAACGTTTTAAAACGTCTTTATTTAATTTCGTTTATCGAATAAATTGTCgtatattaaatttttgacgtgtgatataaattaaaagtgttatttttattaaacagtgatattatgtttttaaaattgtgattttgactttaatattaaattttttaatttctttaaaatttatatttttaacaaaaattttattaggttaTTTTANNNNNNNNNNNNNNNNNNNNNNNNNNNNNNNNNNNNNNNNNNNNNNNNNNNNNNNNNNNNNNNNNNNNNNNNNNNNNNNNNNNNNNNNNNNNNNNNNNNNNNNNNNNNNNNNNNNNNNNNNNNNNNNNNNNNNNNNNNNNNNNNNNNNNNNNNNNNNNNNNNNNNNNNNNNNNNNNNNNNNNNNNNNNNNNNNNNNNNNNNNNNNNNNNNNNNNNNNNNNNNNNNNNNNNNNNNNNNNNNNNNNNNNNNNNNNNNNNNNNNNNNNNNNNNNNNNNNNNNNNNNNNNNNNNNNNNNNNNNNNNNNNNNNNNNNNNNNNNNNNNNNNNNNNNNNNNNNNNNNNNNNNNNNNNNNNNNNNNNNNNNNNNNNNNNNNNNNNNNNNNNNNNNNNNNNNNNNNNNNNNNATTTTTATATGAGTGGTGTCCTTCATACATACTAATGAATAATGATTCAATTAAAACTTAACTGAATAatgaatattataaaatatatattttaaaaataattttattaaaaattataattttaaactttttctttggtaaaaataaaccaaattaaTAATTGACTTTTATACTAAAtctaattgattaattggtgaatAGTGATAAATTTTCAATTGAGTACCGCTAGGGAGCCAATGGTGTCCACCAAGAATCAAATTCTTAATCTTTtagatctaaaattttaataccatgtcatgataccactcatcctaAAAGCTTCAACTGATAAGAAAAgataacactaataattatatctctaatactccctaAATCtctattatacatattatacaaatattctattaacTCTGTATACTTTCTCATAAATTATATACCATCATAAATTactcatatttaattttaaggCGATCAAAAATCTTAATATATTTAACCTTGAAATAATGATATTtactttataaataaaattaggcATTCCGCCTGTCACAAAAAAGGGGACAATGGTCCCTCCCaagttttaaatttcttttataaattatatataaattttaatttaatttttttaaaatatttattttattctcatttatattatgaaattaaattttggtcCCTCTCTAAAATTGATCCTAGCTCCTCCGCCCTAGCATACATAAAGCATAGTACACTTTCTCGAAGTCACATAGGTCACAGCATATCATATTATGTATATAGTTTACTCTATTATGAAACGTATAGTCAATTTAAGCCCATTAGTAGTCCATGCATagcaaattaaagaaaataaacctcattttttatttgtagtTTCTAATTTATTAGTCAACCATGTTAGCTGTTAGttgataaatatatattaaaattaactattaaaattaaatattaatataaaatatattaaatatattttaaaaataaattNAATTTTGATATacacagaatatttttttttctcaatataGTATTAATAAACGGTTAACTCGAGAATagagacaaaacaaaattcaaaaataataataacaacaataaaaaagagattttattttagagaaatacttcttatcttttaaatttttagtttttaatttaaataatattatttaattaatttaaatattcacTTTTATAagaagttatttattttttaatttttttaaaattgaataatataataatttttaaaaaaatacctaGTTGCactgattatttattttacaagtATGTTGAAATTGATGTACCTGTAAGAGTCTTTTGGCGAGATCAATGGCTACAAGTCCAGCACTACAACCCATGCCACTTAGATTATAACTCAAAATGTCATCCTTAAGCCTATAATGGTTCACAACCATTGAACTCAAAGATGGTGTTGTGTTCAACAAGCTACAATTTGTTACAATTATCCCTATCTCCTCTGCCTTCACTTTTGTCTTCCTCAAAACctcatcaatggcgccaaccATCACCGATTCTGTCTCTTTCGCCGCCTCCGCTAAGCAAATGTTTGGGGGGATCTCCAATAAAGCCTCCGGCATGTGAGTCCTCTGGCCGAGGCCGGACTTATCTAAAATCTTCCTTTGAAAATCCAAGCTCTCATCTTGGAATCTGCCTGTGGACTTTAGGCACTCAAGGAACATGTCTTTAGTGCACATGCATTTCGGGTTAGGTTTGTAGCATGCAAAATCCAGTAGATAAACGTGTCTTCTTCTTTTAGGGttcataataataatgatgatgatgataataataaggTGAAATGTGGTTAGCCACCACAATGAAAGTGGAATATTATGATGAGAGGTTTCTTGAATGAGAGTGGTGGGGGAGtttgaaaacataataaaaagaacTAACAAGGCAAATAAAAATGGCACAAGAAAGATATTCATCACGATGAACTTTTGATATATATGTGGGATATACATAACTCTCACACAATTTATAGAAGCCGGTTTGTGCCTAAGTTGTTGAGTATATTAGAGGTCGATAAACCCGGCTCGGTTCGACCTGAAACCAAATACAACTATTGACCTAATAATTAAACCGGGCTATGTTTGGGCTTAGAATTACCGGGCTCGATCTAGTTAAGAAAGTAATTGTGAGTATATATCATTGGTGAGTGGTGACTTAGCTTGGTCCAACATGAATATATTGTTTTGAGTTTAATGAGTACGtactttaatatttaatgatagtatacaattattttatattattaattaattatatttaagaattcGAATGACTTTTTAAATAGTACTAGAGAAAATTCTAAGTCAAAAAATAGGAGAAAACATTGATTATAACAATTAACTGTGACAGCACataattaaatgataataatttttttatggtattttctAACTCGATAGGTCATAGATTGATCCGTCACGAATCTCAACTCTATTTAAGAGTTTGTCGTTGATCAATAAATTGCTACATAAACAAACTGAAATTCGAACTCTCGATATTTAATTAAAcgaattaataaatttaactacTAAATCAACCCAAATTGATTTGTTGATATTGATAATGTTAAGAAATTAGCATactcaaattatttattttttcttccctTGTCTTGGATTTAGACATGATACTTGCAAGTGATTAGTTTTTGTTTGATTGAACCACCGACATTTGAGTCTTATTATTAGACATTTAGATTTAGTGTTAGTTTCTATTGGTTTAtttaggagaaaaacaaaagtaattttttatataaaaatatttttattaagttttaaatatatttggatacattttttttagaaaaatatatttaaatataaaataatttttatttattaatttttttaaaataaaaaataaatatatacttttttaatttaatccaAACTAATCTTTACACTTTGTTTGGATAGATAatagaaaatggaaggaaagaaaatgagaggaaagaaaatgagaagaatgaaaatagaaggaaaaatGAATTGTTTTATGTGTTGTTTGGATAAAGAAAAACtggatgaaaaaaaaataaagaaattttttttttgtttagatgtaaagaaaagtgagaagaaaaaaaattataatagaaaaaaattacattaatatccttatatcttttatttttttaattaatcaaaagataaattaataattttatacttattacacatttttcttctattttcatcTCATCTTTGAGAAGAAACATTTTTATAGATCccacatcaattttttttttcattctattttcttttctcatccaaataacaaaaaattcacattttcatccattttttttcttcacatttatttctttccttccatATTCACTCCATCCAAACAAAGTGTTAATCCAACTAGAAACTCGACAAATCTGGCTTGACTTGGCTGAAAATTCTAAGAAAAGGGTAGAGGTCTGTGACggaggtttttcttttcttttttttttttaatttaaacttgaATTTCAGATCACTGATTAATGAACTAAGGTGAAGTACAAGCTAAGGTGGGTCTAGtggttttttaatttgttggatAGTGACCCTCGTTCGAATATACTGTGTAGTGTGTACTGCAGGTTTTTTGTGGTACTTTGTTTTTACCCTTTATGTTCTTGTAATTAAAAATGTCCTCTGTACTATTTAAAAAGTGTTAtatgaaactaaaaaattagttagctatcttatatatatacatacgtATATATATAGTCACCAACAAAAAATACGtgtatatgtatttttaatatttattttatattttaaatttttaatatatattctatactGATTGATGATTTATTAATATGGCTAATTGTTTATAAATACATAACATAATTGATGTCAATCatataaaatagatagaaagataaccataaaaaatatttccgAAAGACTCAtttgttaacaaaaatattctttaaatatCTGAATgataaaacattaaaatttaaaagcgATCCGAAAATTTTAAACTGatgaaataatcaaatattatacacatacacacatatatattcTCAAAAGGAAAATTGAAAATCGATTTTTTGTGCAAGCCTAATTAATTCATCATTAAAATTTGTAGATTttacacaaattaaatttttgtgattttcttttgtgaatgaccaaatttttttaaaaaacaaaaaaattagaaaccaAATTAAATAGTATCTAAAAATTTATGGCACTGAGAAAAATAACTCTAAAAGATATTAACAACAAATAAatcattgaaaaattaaaaaaaaagataaaaaaaactagatattaaatatatattctaaaaaaagaatttagatATCATGTTTTGATGAATTTATTGCAAACATCGttagaaaaataagatatttctATCctcaaaatttgataatttaatgtaaagtgaatttttaaatttttttattgtaaatggctaattttttttgaaaaatgaaaagaaaaatctagaaattaaattttgttccaatttttttcgcatcttctaaatatttattcaaatgtaCAAAGATTGGATCAAATAAATAAGTCGTTTgctaaatacaaaatttttttgtcacttataaaaaatataatatttgttagttatttttgtcatattttaaatcctttagaaactattttatagataatatcttttagagaactttttattagtttttaaattaaaatttagcatCAAATATACAAGTTTATTATCATCAAATTCAAAAGTCATttatcatttataaaaaaatattttttaaattatttttttcacattttaagttatttaagagtattcttttttattttcatcttttaagAATATTgttacttttaaatattttgaagaaTTCTTTCATAGTTTACTCTTGGATATAGAAGGAACACTTAGTACCCAGAAACTAAAAGCATTATCCGAAAGTTCCAGTAAatgaatttagatttttaaagtaaaaaaatttgtaaaatggTAAAGTAAATAGTTAATCACCATTGATTATGTGACTTCTATGAATTATGTGTCACACTatcttaatttaataataataaatttcttagtttattaGTTTATCAGTTTATCAACTTTCTAACTTTAAAGAATTTTGATCCCAATAAACTAACCCGCCTGCTTTATTTCCATACATGTAAAATATAACTCAAGATGTATGATTTAACGATTATCTTATTAGAAGAGTTTTAAGTGTATCAGTGTTTCTGGTGTTCCAATTATTTTAATCGTTAatctgaattataaaaaaatatataatatatattaattaaaacgaTTAAAACAATTGAAATATCGGTATTCTTAgtacacttaaaatttttcctATCTTATTAGATTCCTTAACTAAGTGGTTATATtatgattcataattttttttcttttttgttaaaaagaaaaagtaacagTGAGACTATAGAGTAAATCATAAAAGAATTGAAGGCTGCTACATGCATGGACCTAGCTAGCTACTTATTActacaaaattaataagaaataaatttgaTGGAGAAGAGGGCTAGCTAGGGCATTGCAGCTTCATGCTAGTACGAACCATGTGTGGACAGTTATGAAGGCAGCACCCAGAAGCAGGTGGATATATCACGGTAATTAATGAAAGTTATTTCAAACTAGGTTGATCGGTTCTCAATCTCATAGTGTACTACATGATATGTCAGAAgtatgtaaaggccttcaattTTTACTTCAACTGGCTTGTAATCTAGTGTACTATATGTCTATATGATATCAGAAGTATAATAAAAAAGGAGGGAactcatatatatattataacaaaaaaaattatttgtaagTTAAAATCTACTACTAAAATCAGTTATNATCGTGTAATATAattgatattataattattcataGCATACAAAGGCATGCTTTTTTGTTTTGGACCAGAGGCATGctttattttgaaaactgaaaagaaaaagggtCCACATATatgtcattttctcttttttttagctttatatatttttaccaataataagattaatataattttttatcagtaattaattattaatatttaaaaatattagctaaaattataatactaaactattagattaaaaatataagatttttgataaaaaaaaatgctgctcaatataaactaaaacagtAGTAGCTGacctttgatatttttttattattattgtatatatgagcaagtatctaataaaaattgtatgtttttttaataattaatataaacatTTGCATGTTATATATGTTGGATGGTGCCTTGAAACTAAAAGGTGAAATCTATCAAATCGAGGTTAATTGAGAGTACTCAAACACATGCAATAAAACCAAACCCGGAATAAACGATACTTGGACCAATAAGGAA encodes the following:
- the LOC107466484 gene encoding 3-ketoacyl-CoA synthase 2-like yields the protein MNPKRRRHVYLLDFACYKPNPKCMCTKDMFLECLKSTGRFQDESLDFQRKILDKSGLGQRTHMPEALLEIPPNICLAEAAKETESVMVGAIDEVLRKTKVKAEEIGIIVTNCSLLNTTPSLSSMVVNHYRLKDDILSYNLSGMGCSAGLVAIDLAKRLLQVHPNSYALVISTENINGGSYTGNNRSMLLSNCLFRMGGAAVLLSNLNSDSNRSKYYLKHIVRTHKGSQDYCYNSVMQKEDDDNITGVALSKDIMSSAGQALKANISTLGIYVLPRMEQLKFLLNLIARKSFKKMVIKCYTPDFKLAFEHFCIHTGGKAVQDEMQKTLELSDWHMEPSRMSLYRYGNTSSSSVWYELAYCEAKGRIKKGNRIWQIAFGSGFKCNSAVWCALRTIDPKHEKNLWTNEINEFPTDTEN